In the Leptospira selangorensis genome, one interval contains:
- a CDS encoding transglutaminase family protein has translation MAEYSVRHLTHYTYEKEVSHCLNLAHLCPTSNERQICREFRIEIFPKPKYTEFRTDYFGNTVYSFAVETPHNILSVTAEAKVFTSEPERKKDQTEISTSEILKKLKTVTEKEDLEAMEFVGDSSFVTRSLSYKNFLEKYLPMDRPYLESVLEYVKRFREDFKFKAGSTNIYTPLDEVLEKKEGVCQDFTHLSLAAFRSMGLPCKYVSGYIETYPPPGKPKLRGSDATHAWISVYCPGQGWFDFDPTNGKAITDEYIHTSVGRDFSDVSPLKGILFGGGKHKLKVEVDVSQLGDPNSIGNHI, from the coding sequence ATGGCTGAATATTCGGTTCGTCACCTGACCCATTATACTTACGAAAAAGAAGTTTCTCATTGTTTGAATCTGGCTCATCTTTGTCCTACATCTAACGAAAGACAAATTTGTAGAGAGTTCAGGATAGAAATTTTTCCTAAACCTAAATATACTGAATTCAGAACGGATTATTTCGGAAATACAGTATATTCTTTCGCAGTGGAAACTCCTCATAATATTCTTTCTGTTACTGCGGAAGCAAAAGTTTTCACTTCTGAACCGGAGAGAAAAAAGGATCAGACTGAGATCTCTACCTCCGAAATATTAAAAAAACTGAAAACGGTTACGGAAAAAGAAGATCTGGAAGCAATGGAATTCGTAGGAGATTCTTCTTTTGTGACTCGTTCCCTTTCTTATAAGAACTTTTTAGAAAAATATCTGCCAATGGATCGTCCATATCTGGAATCCGTTTTGGAATATGTAAAAAGATTCAGAGAAGATTTTAAGTTCAAGGCTGGAAGCACAAATATCTACACACCTTTGGACGAGGTCCTTGAAAAAAAAGAAGGAGTCTGTCAGGACTTCACTCATCTTTCCTTGGCTGCATTTCGCTCTATGGGTTTGCCTTGCAAATATGTTTCAGGTTATATAGAAACATATCCTCCTCCTGGAAAACCTAAGTTAAGAGGAAGTGATGCAACTCATGCTTGGATTTCCGTTTATTGTCCCGGTCAAGGTTGGTTCGACTTTGATCCTACAAATGGGAAAGCGATCACAGACGAATACATTCATACTTCTGTGGGAAGGGACTTTTCGGATGTTTCTCCTTTGAAAGGAATCCTATTCGGTGGCGGGAAACATAAATTGAAGGTAGAAGTGGATGTTTCTCAGTTAGGGGACCCTAACTCGATTGGAAATCATATTTAA
- a CDS encoding acyl-CoA desaturase: protein MEQTKKKLALKTTIFLIATPIIGVIGTGALLFTRGIPLNTWLVYLFMTAATGLAITGGYHRLFSHRAYKASLPVKLFYILFGAAAFQQSVIEWSSDHRIHHRFVDKEEDPYAITKGFWYAHILWLFENRDHRTPVNVNDLYEDKWVKFQDDHYYPIAIFMGFLFPTLLCAFWGDALGGLLLAGSLRIAVNHHMTFFINSLAHYKGDQPFSDKHTAKDNWLIALFTFGEGYHNFHHEFQADYRNGIRWFDYDPTKWLINTFAFFGLASDRKTISEEQILRKKMVMEEKALREKLESKSQTLNQGFEERLEALRNSVQESQARMINLKSVKEEAGKKAVKEAESEYKVALNTWKRFVSGDLAPV from the coding sequence ATGGAACAAACGAAAAAGAAATTAGCGTTGAAGACCACAATCTTCTTAATAGCGACTCCGATCATCGGGGTCATCGGGACGGGTGCCTTATTATTTACCAGAGGTATTCCATTAAACACATGGCTTGTGTATCTATTTATGACCGCAGCAACCGGGCTTGCGATCACCGGGGGATACCACCGTCTGTTTTCGCATCGAGCTTATAAAGCGTCTTTGCCGGTAAAACTTTTTTATATTCTTTTCGGAGCGGCTGCGTTCCAACAATCAGTGATTGAATGGAGTTCTGATCATAGGATCCACCACAGATTCGTAGATAAGGAAGAAGATCCTTATGCGATCACAAAAGGATTCTGGTATGCTCATATTCTTTGGTTATTCGAGAATAGAGATCATAGAACTCCAGTTAACGTGAACGATCTTTACGAAGACAAATGGGTAAAATTCCAAGACGATCATTATTATCCGATCGCTATCTTCATGGGATTTTTGTTCCCTACTCTTCTTTGTGCTTTTTGGGGAGATGCTTTAGGTGGATTGTTACTTGCAGGTTCTTTAAGAATTGCTGTGAATCACCACATGACATTCTTCATTAATTCTTTGGCTCATTATAAAGGAGATCAACCTTTCTCCGATAAACATACTGCTAAGGATAATTGGCTTATCGCATTGTTTACATTCGGAGAAGGATATCATAACTTCCACCATGAGTTCCAAGCAGATTACAGAAACGGTATCCGTTGGTTCGATTACGATCCTACCAAATGGTTGATCAATACTTTCGCATTTTTCGGTTTAGCAAGTGATAGAAAGACTATCTCCGAAGAACAGATCCTGCGTAAAAAAATGGTAATGGAAGAGAAGGCTCTACGTGAAAAATTAGAATCTAAATCTCAAACCTTAAACCAAGGATTTGAAGAAAGATTAGAAGCTTTGCGTAATTCCGTTCAGGAAAGCCAAGCCAGAATGATCAATTTGAAATCTGTGAAAGAAGAAGCAGGCAAAAAAGCAGTTAAAGAAGCTGAGTCAGAATACAAAGTGGCATTGAACACTTGGAAAAGATTCGTTTCTGGAGATCTTGCGCCGGTCTGA
- a CDS encoding TonB-dependent receptor family protein: MFQKRFRSSLILSILFFSNSFLFSQPNGASSENEQEDVSKKETSKQEETLAEKKRRFLESGQINVIGAKDEDIKKIPGSANVIGKKILKETNPIDSMEALRRVPGATIRYQDAVGLTPNIAFRGVSNEESRKTLILEDGVFTSLSPYGQPESYFVPHIDRMERVEVVKGSGSILFGPTTLGGIVNYVTRKPPEKPTFSAKVIGGMNGYASSLMQYGGTNQTTNTGYDISYMHNQGNGFRDYQGFRVNDLNLKLIQKLGEKDSVFLKYQSYQQEAQSTYLGLTQGLYWKNPKINPARYDQKSIDRQAAVIGHDHTFNENWKMITRAYWTNVGFLFRQESYSHNNLTEFGFPARPPENAFGVYAPDVIGNQPGDVIYMLNSTPNRHSFFKTGGLETKVEGKFNTFGFDHEIAFGARMHYESVNAANNVFPYPTLTKGITTQQQNRNARAYALYVQDSIKLTDKFKVIPGVRYEHIFQGVYTHRRLATADDVNKGYANSVGQSMLVNDANETYTKVVLPGIGLTFDITEKFIWFAGAHTAFSPPTFSTVQNPALGLGYKLSAERSNNYETGFRGNITRYFYTQVSTYALYFSNQIVNTNEAGSGLGAVPINAGRSVNRGVESNFVFDFGKFAESRWEIPLEFTYSYTKAISTTYVPVGTIQNADGTVSITNQPLYAVNSAGNLIKVNTNGNYLPYVPMNVFIGAIGVKSPSGFYARVEYQYFDKQYSDLQNTKNQSTDGSQGVVPAYGIWNADFGYEAPGGRWSIFVNGKNLEDRVYISGRLPIGIQQGPYRQINIGATLKLD, encoded by the coding sequence ATGTTCCAAAAACGATTCCGTTCTTCTCTTATTTTAAGTATTTTATTTTTTTCTAATTCTTTTCTCTTCTCCCAGCCAAACGGAGCCTCTTCCGAAAACGAGCAAGAAGATGTTTCTAAAAAGGAAACTTCCAAACAAGAGGAAACTCTTGCGGAAAAGAAAAGAAGATTTTTAGAAAGCGGTCAGATCAATGTGATCGGTGCCAAGGATGAAGATATTAAAAAGATCCCCGGTTCTGCGAATGTGATCGGTAAAAAGATCTTAAAAGAAACAAATCCAATCGATTCTATGGAAGCTCTTCGCAGGGTTCCAGGTGCCACAATTCGTTATCAAGATGCAGTGGGTCTTACTCCGAATATCGCATTCAGGGGTGTGAGTAACGAAGAATCTAGGAAAACTTTGATCTTAGAAGATGGTGTTTTCACTTCTTTAAGTCCTTACGGACAACCTGAAAGTTATTTTGTGCCTCATATAGATAGAATGGAAAGAGTAGAGGTCGTAAAAGGTTCAGGCTCTATTCTTTTTGGACCAACCACTCTTGGCGGTATTGTCAACTATGTGACTAGGAAACCTCCTGAAAAACCTACGTTTAGTGCGAAGGTAATCGGAGGAATGAACGGTTATGCTTCCAGTCTGATGCAGTATGGAGGGACCAACCAAACTACGAATACCGGTTATGATATTTCTTATATGCATAACCAAGGAAACGGTTTTAGGGATTACCAAGGTTTTAGAGTAAACGATCTGAACCTGAAGTTGATCCAGAAGCTAGGGGAGAAGGATTCAGTTTTTCTAAAATACCAGTCTTATCAACAAGAGGCGCAATCTACTTATTTGGGATTGACCCAAGGTTTGTATTGGAAAAACCCAAAGATCAATCCTGCCAGATACGACCAAAAGTCCATTGATAGACAGGCTGCGGTGATCGGTCATGATCATACTTTTAATGAAAATTGGAAGATGATCACAAGGGCTTATTGGACCAATGTAGGCTTTTTATTTCGCCAAGAATCTTATTCTCATAATAATCTGACTGAATTTGGTTTTCCTGCAAGACCTCCTGAGAATGCTTTTGGTGTTTATGCTCCGGATGTAATCGGTAACCAGCCGGGAGATGTGATTTATATGTTAAATTCCACTCCGAACAGACATTCTTTCTTTAAGACCGGAGGCCTGGAAACTAAGGTAGAAGGTAAATTTAATACGTTCGGCTTTGATCATGAGATCGCTTTCGGTGCGAGAATGCATTATGAATCGGTAAACGCTGCGAATAATGTATTTCCTTATCCTACTCTTACAAAAGGTATTACAACCCAACAACAGAATCGTAATGCAAGAGCATATGCGCTTTATGTTCAAGATTCAATTAAGTTGACGGATAAGTTCAAGGTAATCCCAGGAGTTCGTTATGAACATATCTTCCAAGGAGTATATACTCATAGAAGACTTGCGACTGCGGACGATGTTAACAAGGGATATGCGAATTCTGTAGGGCAGTCGATGTTGGTAAATGATGCGAATGAAACTTATACAAAAGTAGTTCTACCTGGGATCGGTCTTACTTTTGATATTACTGAGAAGTTTATTTGGTTTGCGGGTGCACATACTGCATTCTCTCCTCCCACATTCTCCACCGTTCAAAACCCTGCATTAGGTTTAGGTTATAAACTCAGCGCAGAAAGATCCAATAATTACGAGACAGGTTTTAGGGGAAATATTACCCGATACTTCTACACTCAGGTCAGTACATACGCATTATACTTTTCGAATCAAATCGTAAATACGAATGAAGCAGGTTCCGGACTCGGAGCGGTTCCGATCAACGCAGGAAGATCCGTGAACAGAGGTGTGGAAAGTAATTTTGTTTTCGACTTCGGAAAATTTGCGGAATCCAGATGGGAAATTCCTTTGGAATTCACTTATTCATATACGAAAGCAATTTCTACCACTTACGTTCCTGTAGGCACAATACAAAATGCCGATGGTACTGTGAGTATCACAAACCAACCTTTATACGCGGTGAATTCCGCCGGAAACCTGATCAAGGTAAACACAAACGGAAATTATCTGCCTTACGTTCCTATGAATGTTTTTATAGGCGCGATCGGAGTTAAAAGCCCGTCCGGATTTTATGCGAGAGTGGAATACCAGTATTTCGATAAACAGTATTCCGATTTGCAGAATACCAAAAACCAAAGTACAGACGGAAGCCAAGGTGTTGTTCCTGCATATGGAATTTGGAATGCCGACTTTGGATACGAGGCTCCAGGCGGAAGATGGTCCATTTTCGTGAACGGAAAAAATTTGGAGGATAGAGTGTATATCTCGGGAAGACTTCCTATAGGGATCCAACAAGGACCATACAGACAAATCAATATCGGGGCTACTTTAAAGCTGGATTAA
- a CDS encoding circularly permuted type 2 ATP-grasp protein, with protein MNQRTSQAANLLSGYKPAQGVYDELCLPDGKSRDKYEFLLRSLNNLGGAELRRRKEDSLRILKESGVTYNVYGDERERAWGLDLFPLLMDSKEWDGIERGLSQRSELLNEILKDVYGPKRSLYEKKIPHEVLFQSGGFLRACAPVYDFTNFRLAFLATDISRDSQGNFYVIGDRIQAPSGSGYALENRIVLSRIFPSLYRDSQVHRVALYFRALRRTLNSFSSNKDREPLTILLTPGPGNETYFEHAYLAGYLGYILAQAEDLTVRDNKVFLKTIEGLQQVDVIFRRVDDWYMDPLELKGDSLLGVPGILGAVRAGTVTVANPIGSGFLENRAIHTYLPSLCKFYLGEDLILPNVPTLWMGDENSRKEVFSNPHKYTIKPAIRSPLDPSVFLSTLKENEMLELRAKVETRPERYVAQEILAGSTSPIFSGDSEELLIGKSVLRTFTCLSENGYTCMPGGLVRVSPKQDELIITNQRGAISKDLWILASEEKKEFSLLPGQIGRMPIKRKGSGIPSRVADNMFWMGRYAERAENMSRLLRETVHKILEAEESYEKEQFSILLGILDQLSGYSLGFFETNGLDSLDSIREKIFQLATSPYSSGSIRHDLNFFVGSTKAVRDRISDDTRYLISRLESEAPRNSSYDEVLEYLQKLVNLFASLSGLANESMSRETGYFFLDMGKRLERAQFIARLLLSTIERTSVYNKSMFESLLNVNDIRITYRRRYKYRVEAESVVDILIFDESNPRSLAFQLERLRENTLFSSSGKDEEISEEIQRLTDVLVRFSEEDAKRLFEYADPAGGLRRWLEDILSQLKSVSDAVATKYFRYVENQVRLGGPYG; from the coding sequence ATGAATCAGAGAACTTCCCAAGCAGCAAATCTTCTCTCCGGATATAAACCTGCGCAAGGAGTCTATGACGAGCTATGCCTCCCTGACGGGAAGTCCAGGGATAAATACGAATTTTTACTTCGTTCTTTAAATAATCTTGGCGGAGCCGAATTAAGAAGGCGCAAAGAAGATAGTCTCCGTATCTTAAAAGAAAGCGGAGTAACTTATAATGTTTACGGGGACGAGAGAGAAAGGGCCTGGGGACTGGATCTTTTTCCTCTTCTCATGGACAGCAAAGAATGGGATGGGATCGAAAGAGGTCTCTCTCAAAGATCCGAACTACTTAACGAAATTCTAAAAGACGTTTACGGTCCTAAAAGGTCTTTATACGAAAAAAAGATCCCTCACGAAGTGTTATTCCAGTCCGGCGGATTTTTAAGAGCCTGCGCTCCGGTTTATGATTTTACGAATTTCCGTTTAGCATTCTTAGCAACGGATATCAGCAGGGATAGCCAGGGAAATTTTTATGTGATAGGAGATCGTATTCAGGCGCCTTCCGGTTCCGGATATGCTCTTGAAAATCGGATCGTTCTCTCTCGTATTTTTCCTTCTCTTTACCGAGACTCTCAGGTTCATAGAGTCGCTCTATACTTCAGAGCATTAAGAAGAACATTAAATTCATTTTCTTCTAATAAAGATAGAGAACCCCTTACTATTCTTCTTACTCCCGGACCAGGCAATGAAACTTATTTCGAGCATGCCTATCTTGCGGGATATCTGGGATATATTTTAGCCCAAGCAGAGGACTTGACCGTTAGAGATAATAAGGTCTTTCTAAAAACGATAGAAGGCCTACAACAAGTAGATGTGATCTTTCGTCGGGTGGACGATTGGTACATGGATCCTCTTGAATTAAAGGGAGATTCTCTTTTAGGAGTTCCGGGTATCTTGGGCGCTGTGAGAGCTGGCACGGTAACTGTTGCAAATCCTATAGGTTCCGGATTTTTAGAAAATCGAGCAATTCACACATATCTTCCTAGTTTATGTAAATTTTATTTGGGCGAGGATCTGATCCTTCCGAACGTTCCAACTCTTTGGATGGGGGACGAAAATTCACGCAAAGAAGTATTCTCTAATCCTCATAAATATACGATCAAGCCGGCAATTCGCTCTCCTTTAGATCCTTCCGTATTTCTTTCTACTTTGAAAGAAAATGAAATGTTAGAGTTAAGAGCCAAGGTGGAAACAAGGCCGGAACGTTATGTTGCACAGGAAATACTCGCAGGTTCCACATCTCCTATTTTTTCAGGAGATTCGGAAGAGCTTCTAATCGGTAAGTCGGTCTTAAGAACTTTTACCTGTCTTTCTGAAAACGGATATACCTGTATGCCTGGAGGACTCGTGAGGGTTTCTCCTAAGCAGGATGAACTTATCATTACCAACCAAAGAGGAGCTATTTCCAAAGATCTTTGGATCTTAGCTTCTGAAGAGAAGAAGGAATTCAGTCTTCTCCCCGGCCAGATAGGAAGGATGCCTATCAAAAGAAAAGGTTCAGGTATTCCGAGTAGGGTCGCTGATAATATGTTCTGGATGGGACGTTATGCGGAACGTGCAGAAAATATGTCCAGACTTCTCAGAGAGACCGTGCACAAAATATTAGAAGCGGAAGAGTCCTACGAGAAGGAACAATTCTCTATATTACTTGGGATCTTGGATCAACTTTCAGGATACAGCCTAGGATTTTTCGAAACAAATGGATTAGATTCGTTGGATTCTATCCGGGAGAAGATATTCCAATTAGCGACTTCTCCTTATTCTTCCGGAAGTATCCGCCACGATCTGAATTTTTTTGTGGGAAGTACAAAGGCGGTTCGAGATAGGATCTCAGACGATACACGTTATTTGATCTCCAGATTAGAATCGGAAGCTCCTCGAAATTCAAGTTATGACGAAGTCTTGGAATACCTACAAAAATTGGTGAATCTGTTTGCTTCTCTCTCCGGTCTTGCGAATGAGAGTATGAGCCGTGAGACCGGATACTTCTTCCTGGACATGGGAAAAAGATTAGAGAGAGCGCAATTCATAGCTAGGCTCTTGCTCTCCACAATCGAAAGAACTTCCGTATATAATAAAAGTATGTTCGAAAGTCTTTTGAACGTGAACGATATTCGGATTACTTACAGAAGACGTTATAAATATAGAGTAGAAGCTGAATCAGTCGTGGATATTCTCATCTTCGACGAAAGTAATCCTCGCTCGCTTGCTTTCCAATTAGAAAGATTAAGGGAGAATACTTTATTCTCTTCTTCCGGAAAAGACGAAGAAATTTCGGAAGAGATCCAAAGGCTCACCGATGTTTTAGTTCGATTCAGTGAAGAAGATGCAAAACGACTTTTTGAATATGCGGATCCCGCCGGAGGGCTTCGTAGATGGTTGGAAGATATTCTCTCGCAATTAAAATCCGTTTCCGATGCGGTCGCCACCAAATACTTCCGCTATGTGGAAAACCAAGTTAGATTGGGAGGACCTTATGGCTGA